Genomic DNA from Candidatus Koribacter versatilis Ellin345:
CACTCGCCCGGCGGTTATTCGCTGTTAGCGTGCTTTGTCGCGGAATTCGTACTCACGGCGTTTTTCCTGTTCGTGATTCTCGGGGCCGTGGACAAGCGCGCTCCGTTAGGATTTGCGCCGATCGCGATTGGGCTTTGCCTGACGCTGATTCACCTGATCTCGATTCCGGTCACGAACACGTCGGTGAACCCGGCGCGCAGCACGGGACAGGCGATCTTCGTCGGGGGATGGGCGTTGAGCCAGTTGTGGCTGTTCTGGGTGGCCCCACTCGCAGGGGGCGCCGCCGGCGGCCTGCTCTTCTCGACGCTCTTCGGCAGCACCGAAGAAGAGATGTTGACGCGAGTGGCGAAGGCCGCCGAAAAAGCGCAGTAGACGGGCTTCAGTTCGAAACC
This window encodes:
- the aqpZ gene encoding aquaporin Z, with product MSLTKRAVAEFFGTFWLVFGGCGSAVLAAGFPTLGIGFVGVALAFGLTVLTMAYAIGRISGCHLNPAVSVGLVAAKQFPASELLPYIVAQVVGAIAAAGTLYVIASGKPGFELGGFASNGYGEHSPGGYSLLACFVAEFVLTAFFLFVILGAVDKRAPLGFAPIAIGLCLTLIHLISIPVTNTSVNPARSTGQAIFVGGWALSQLWLFWVAPLAGGAAGGLLFSTLFGSTEEEMLTRVAKAAEKAQ